Genomic DNA from Peribacillus simplex NBRC 15720 = DSM 1321:
CCTCTAAGGTTTTCATTTTCCATTACTTTCACCTCACTTTATTTATACGCTAATTATTTGCATTTTGCAACTATTTTATTCAACTATTTTTTTGTTGATCTTTTTAGCTTATTAAAAGCCGTCATGAAATTTCGGTGAGTTTGTTCTCCATAATAACACGCTTCACCTTTAAAAAAGTTTGTTTCAATGAATTCTTTTGCCTTTTCCACCACAGGTTCACGAGAAGCTAAAACCAGCTTGAAATAGGCATCAAAATAACCCACAGACAATACGCTTGAATGGTTCACTGTCATAATCCTCCTCCCCCCTAAATGTTTAAAGTAATTTCTCCATAGCCATCACATCGACAAATTCTCCGTCTAATATTCCCTGGTTCTTAAACACACCCACTTCTCGATACCCCCGTTTTTTGTACAATCCTTGACCCATCTGGTTAAAGGGAAAAGTGAATAACACAATTTTATTGAAGTCATTTTCTTTTGCGAGCTTTTCGATTGATTGCAGCAATAAACCGCCAATCCCTTTTCCTCGATGATCTCTTGAGATATAAACGGATAAATCAGCAACCCCTTTATAAGCATCGCGGCTGTTATATTGATTCAAGGAAGCCCATCCAACGATTTCTCCTTCTTGGTCGGCGACAATTACCTTATAGCGTCCGATGTGTTGGGCGAACCATTCCTCCATGTTGGTTTGATCCTTCAGCTCCGTTTCTAACGTGGCAATTCTATCCTCAATCCCTTGATTGTAAATTTCTTTGATGGAATCTATGTCCGTTTCCATCGCTTCACGAATGATCATACCTTTCCCCTTTCGTTTGACTAATGAGTTTTTCAATATTCTACAGTCGATTTATAACATTATTAGTTGCAAATTACAAATATTATAGGTTTTTTATACAAAGTAGCTCTTAACGAATAATAGAGATTGAAACAAGAAAACTGCCGAGTGACCGGCAGTTTTTTTCTGCTTTATAAATATTTCCGGTGAATACCTTTTCCATCATAGGAAAACAGGACTTCTTTTCCTTCCATGACTGATTCCATATGAACGGAGCGGCCCCAGAGCTGATGGATATATGGCATGACTTTTTCGAGATATTTCAGATCCAGTTCAATACCTTCATACCAATGCTTTAGATAAAGTTCCCCATTACGCATGAAGTCCCCATCGTTAACTGTTATATAGGGGAAACCGCCGTTAACCCTCATACTGACGAGTTGATCACGAACCTGTTCCCATGCCTTATCGACGATTTTATAATCCTTGCCCTGCTTTTGGAATAAATACATATCCTCCCGCATGACGAGGTCTTTCGTCAAATAATTGCGGATAAAGGAAATATCCGATTCGATTTCCCTGACTTCGAACATCTTTTCCCGGCCAGATCCAGGCTTGACGCCCAGCCTTATCATTTCTTCGGTTGGATTATCATAGCGTTCTTCAATATCTTCAAGCACTTTCAATCCAAGATAATAAGGGTTGATGCTGGTCCGTGATGGCTGAACGACACCTGCGTTCAGTTTTGCGAATTCAATGGCTTCCCCTGAGGATAAATCCAATTCACGGATTATGCGCTGATGCCAGTAGGATGCCCAGCCTTCATTCATGATTTTCGTTTCCAGCTGCGGCCAGAAATACAGCATCTCTTCCCTGATCATCGTCATGATATCCCGTTGCCAATCGGTTAAATCCCTGCTGTACTGTTCAATGAAAAGCATTATATCCTTTTCAGGCCTTGGCGGGAATTTTTTTCTTTTTTTAATGTTGGATTCCTTCGGTTTATCCTTATTATCAAGGTTCCATAAATCATCGTATTGTGTGGCTGTCGGTTTTATTTCCTCTTCTTCTTCCTCATCTTCCATCGTCCAGGCAAGCTTCGGTCTCATCAGCGACGGATCGATATGTTCTTCAATCGCTAAAAGTGCATCAAGGAAGGTTTCCACTTCCTTTTTGCCATGCTGGATTTCATATTCACGGATTCTTTCTGCCGTTGCCGACATACTTTCTACCATATCTCTCTTAGTATTATTGAAACGTACATTATTCTTAAAGAAATCACAATGCGCCAAAACGTGGGCAACAATCAATTTATTTTGTACAAGTGAATTGGAGTCCAGCAGAAAAGCGTAACAAGGATCAGAGTTAATGACCAGTTCATAGATCTTACTCAATCCAAAGTCGTACTGCAGCTTCATTTTATGAAATTGCTTCCCAAAGCTCCAATGAGAAAAACGGGTCGGCATCCCATAGGCACCAAATGTATAAATGATTTCTGAAGGGCATATTTCATAACGCATCGGGTAAAAATCCAACCCGAACCCAGTTGCTATTTCCGTAATTTCACTAATGGCATATTCCAGAGCCTTTTGCTCCGCTCCATTCATCCGATATCCCCCTTGTCTTCCGCCTTTAAACTAATGTATGAAAAAAAGGAGGAAAAATGCCGTGATCATGAGTAAAGGTCTTCGATAACAGAAAAAAACACCTCCATGAAGAAGATGTCAGGTGAATTGATTCATGCATTCTGCACTCAATCTTAATTTTCCCTTTAATATTAAAATTTCGCGAATTCCGTATTCACAGCCTCTTTTTTCGTTTTTGAACGGATCCAGGAAATGATGAGCGCTGCAATGATGACAAAACCTAAGTATCCTGTGATTGGGTATACCGTCCCAACCAATTTAATAAAGCCAACGAAACTTGCAAGGAAAGCGAGGATCCCGACCATAATCACGGATATTTTAAAGCGTTTCGTTTCGGCAGGCACCAACCTGGCGGTGAATGCATACAGCATCCCGACAGCGGTATTATAAATCATTCCTAAAAGGATGATTGATAGGATATATCCCAACCATGGAGAAATCTTATTCGCTAAATGAAGGGTAGGCATTCCTGAGCCTTCTATGCCATTCAAGTCGGACATCATCCCCAAATTGATCAAGAATAGCAATATCCCCAACCCGATACCTCCTAGAATGCCTCCCATACCGGCCTCTTTCTTATTCTTAAAGGTCCCTCCCATTACGGCCAGCATGGCAATTCCGGCAGTCATATTATATGAAACATAAAGTAATGAACCCATCATCCAATTTCCGGTTGCAGCCGTTCCTTTACTTGAAGATGAAATGATTTGATTGAAACTTAGATCGGATGTGAAAAATGAATAACCTGAAATAATGATCATAATAACAAATAAAAACGGTGTGACTGCACTAATGATGGACATTATTTTATTTACATTAAGTAAAAGCGTACCAATCGTGAGCACCGTCATGACGATTGCACCAACTATACTTGGAATCCCGAATTGTTCTTCAAAAATCGTTCCGGAACCGGCAATCATGATGACTGTAACGCCAAACAAGAAAAATGTGATAATAATATCGACCACCCTGCCTATATAGCGGCCGCAAATATGATCGATGATGCTTTTATGGGAGCGTGTTTGGAGAGTGCTCCCCAATTGCGTAACTTGCATGCCTAAAAACGCGAATAAAGCCGTCGCCACAACAATTCCCAATACACTGTAGATTCCAAAACTCGTGAAGAACTGTAATACTTCTTGTCCTGAAGCGAAACCTGCTCCAATGATGATTCCAATATATGCTCCTGCAAGATTTATACTGTTTTTCATATCACATACCACCCTAATTATATGATTATTCTGACAATTTAAGTTAAAAGAAATATCTTCCCTTTCATCATTATCCTGTTCTTCAATAGCCTCCCAGCTTCAAGTTAACGGGCCGATGCCCATGAAGCTGGGAGGTTCTTCAATTCCAACTCTTATTTACATATCATTTAGTATATCTTTTACTATAGGAAGTGAATTCATCGACCGCAGCGTAATCGACTTCATAGCCAATGCCTGCCGCCTTTGGAACGGTTATGACCCCATCATTCACTGTAACCTCTGGTTGGATGATGTCTTTATGCCAATAATTCGCGGATGCTGCTGTATCACCAGGCATCGTGAAGTTATCAAGTGTTGTCAATGCGATATTATGGGCACGCCCCACACCAGATTCCAACATGCCTCCGCACCAAACCGGTACATTCCTTTCTTTACATAATTCATGAATTTTCATTGCTTCCGTTAAACCGCCAACCCTGCCGATCTTAATATTAATGATTTTACAGCTTCCCAATTCAAGGGCTTTTCTTGCATCCTCCACGGAATGTATACTTTCATCCAAGCAAATCGGTGTTTTGATTTCTGCTTGTAATGTGGCATGATCAACAATATCATCCGATGACAAGGGCTGCTCGATCATCATTAAATCAAATTGATCAAGCTGCTTCAGTAATTCGATGTCTTTCAGACGGTAAGCGGAGTTTGCATCTGCCATGATCGGGACATCAGGATATCGATTGCGTACTTCCCTGATTACATCTACATCCCAACCTGGTTGAATTTTCATTTTGATTCTTTTATACCCATCCTTCAATCCAGCTTCTATCTTCGCCAGTAATTCAGGTACCGTTTTTTGGATGCCGATACTGATCCCAACATCGATTTTTTCCAGTTCCCCTCCTAAAGCCATACTTAATGGGATATTCTTTTCTTTTGCATATAAATCCCAGATGGCTCCCTCGATAGCCGACTTTGCCATATTATTTTTACGCATGTGCGAGAACATATCCGATACATCACGAGGATGCTCTATTTCTTTATCCAATACAAGCGGAATCAGAAAATCCTCCAGCATGGTCCAATTGGTTTTTATTGTTTCTTCGTTATACCAAGGTGCTGAAAAAGCCACTGATTCAGCCCAACCTGAAAGCCCCTTTCCATTTTTCACTTCCACAAGAATGAACTCCTTATCTACAAACGTTCCAAAACTTGTGGTAAAGGGAGCTACCAAATCCATATTTAAATGACGTAAACGCACTTCAGTTATTTTCATCCCGATTCCTTCCCCTCTTATTCCTGTTTTTTTAATAAATAGTTTTGAATGTTTTCTCCTTGTTCCCGTTCGATTCCGACTGCAACATATCCTTTGGCAAAAAGCGTTTTGAATAATTCACCCGTTTTTAACCGCCAATCAATCGCAAGGCGGAGATCACCTTTTTTGATTTTTTGAATATCCGTCGGAATGGGTATGGCGATCACCTCGGCATTGGTTTCGAAATGATAATCCTTGATGTAAGGAAGGCCTTGGTCATTCATGCCTGTCGTTACGATGTGTATGGCTTTATCAGAAGGTGAGGTATCTCCCTTTGCTTCCTGCCGTATATTCCATTCCACCATGAACCGATCAGTGGACAATCCTTCATTGAGGGTATCATTCATATTCCCATAACAATCTTCCATATATGTAGAGCAAACAGCTTTTAGCTTACCGATATTCAAGTTTGCATTCACACTTTCCAATGGGTCATACGTCCATGTGATCAAGTCGTAGCCTTTTTTGAGTGCTTCTTCTTTTTGTGCAAGTTTAAGTAACCTGCCGTAGCCATTCTTTTGATGAGCCGGATGGATAGCTAACATATGTGAACAAAGATACACCCTTCCGTCCTTGAATCCCGGGAAACTGTATTGAAACCCGACTAACTGGCCATTGATGTAGCCGCCTAAAACAAGCCCGCCGTTCTTGACTGCCGTAATCGTCTGATGGGTGGGAACGCAATCCATGCCCCATACAAGGACTTCCAATCGCTGCACTTCTTGTAAATCCTCTAGTGTTGATAGGGATTTAATGATTAATTCATCAGTCATGTAAGTGGCCCCCCTCTCCATATTTCTCGAAAGTCAGTATGATGGCTTTGGTCAGGATTTCAATTCCCGATAACAAAGCTTCTTTGTTGAACGTCATGTTCGGATGATGGAGCCCTGGTGCTAAATCACAGCCCAATCCAAGCATCGTCGCCTTGAGTTCAGGTCTTTTCAACGTATAAAAATGAAAATCCTCTCCTCCTGTTGTAACGACAGGGGCTACCAGATTTTCTTCCCCGAGTGTATCGGCTATCGCTTCAGACATTATTTCCTGTGCTTGATCGTTCACGATAGCTGCAGCAACATTGGTTCCCGGTTCGAGTTTCACATCGACTCCATGGACAATGGCCAAAGATTCTGCAACCTTTTCCACCTTTTTGGTGAGCTCTTCCATCACAGCATTATCCTGTGCCCGTAAATCCAATGAGAAAGTGGCTCTCCCCGGGATGATATTGGAACTTTCCCCGCCAGCAAAAAACTGCGTCATTTTTACCGAATAAGGAATGGATGGATTAA
This window encodes:
- a CDS encoding arsinothricin resistance N-acetyltransferase ArsN1 family A gives rise to the protein MIIREAMETDIDSIKEIYNQGIEDRIATLETELKDQTNMEEWFAQHIGRYKVIVADQEGEIVGWASLNQYNSRDAYKGVADLSVYISRDHRGKGIGGLLLQSIEKLAKENDFNKIVLFTFPFNQMGQGLYKKRGYREVGVFKNQGILDGEFVDVMAMEKLL
- a CDS encoding SpoVR family protein; this translates as MNGAEQKALEYAISEITEIATGFGLDFYPMRYEICPSEIIYTFGAYGMPTRFSHWSFGKQFHKMKLQYDFGLSKIYELVINSDPCYAFLLDSNSLVQNKLIVAHVLAHCDFFKNNVRFNNTKRDMVESMSATAERIREYEIQHGKKEVETFLDALLAIEEHIDPSLMRPKLAWTMEDEEEEEEIKPTATQYDDLWNLDNKDKPKESNIKKRKKFPPRPEKDIMLFIEQYSRDLTDWQRDIMTMIREEMLYFWPQLETKIMNEGWASYWHQRIIRELDLSSGEAIEFAKLNAGVVQPSRTSINPYYLGLKVLEDIEERYDNPTEEMIRLGVKPGSGREKMFEVREIESDISFIRNYLTKDLVMREDMYLFQKQGKDYKIVDKAWEQVRDQLVSMRVNGGFPYITVNDGDFMRNGELYLKHWYEGIELDLKYLEKVMPYIHQLWGRSVHMESVMEGKEVLFSYDGKGIHRKYL
- the menC gene encoding o-succinylbenzoate synthase, which codes for MKITEVRLRHLNMDLVAPFTTSFGTFVDKEFILVEVKNGKGLSGWAESVAFSAPWYNEETIKTNWTMLEDFLIPLVLDKEIEHPRDVSDMFSHMRKNNMAKSAIEGAIWDLYAKEKNIPLSMALGGELEKIDVGISIGIQKTVPELLAKIEAGLKDGYKRIKMKIQPGWDVDVIREVRNRYPDVPIMADANSAYRLKDIELLKQLDQFDLMMIEQPLSSDDIVDHATLQAEIKTPICLDESIHSVEDARKALELGSCKIINIKIGRVGGLTEAMKIHELCKERNVPVWCGGMLESGVGRAHNIALTTLDNFTMPGDTAASANYWHKDIIQPEVTVNDGVITVPKAAGIGYEVDYAAVDEFTSYSKRYTK
- a CDS encoding GNAT family N-acetyltransferase gives rise to the protein MTDELIIKSLSTLEDLQEVQRLEVLVWGMDCVPTHQTITAVKNGGLVLGGYINGQLVGFQYSFPGFKDGRVYLCSHMLAIHPAHQKNGYGRLLKLAQKEEALKKGYDLITWTYDPLESVNANLNIGKLKAVCSTYMEDCYGNMNDTLNEGLSTDRFMVEWNIRQEAKGDTSPSDKAIHIVTTGMNDQGLPYIKDYHFETNAEVIAIPIPTDIQKIKKGDLRLAIDWRLKTGELFKTLFAKGYVAVGIEREQGENIQNYLLKKQE